In a single window of the Azospirillum thiophilum genome:
- a CDS encoding Nit6803 family nitrilase, translating to MTEKRTVRVAAVQIAPDLDSADGTVGRVCQAIAEAAAKGAALVVFPETFVPYYPYFSFVRPPVLAGADHLTLYERAVVVPGPVTDAVAAAARSHGVVVVLGVNERDHGSLYNTQLVFDADGSLILQRRKITPTYHERMIWGQGDGTGLTVVDSAVGRIGALACWEHYNPLARYALMAQHEEIHVAQFPGSLVGQIFADQIEVTIRHHALESGCFVVNATGWLTEAQIAAITADASLQNALRGGCMTAIVSPEGKHVVPPLTSGEGILIADLDMGLITKRKRMMDSVGHYARPELLSLRLDNRPAMPMTTAIPAAIPPAAPLEQEHTDHDDARFPIPGEPAHQRVAVLRHPAG from the coding sequence ATGACGGAGAAACGAACGGTGCGGGTCGCGGCGGTGCAGATCGCCCCCGATCTGGACAGCGCCGACGGCACGGTCGGGCGGGTCTGTCAGGCCATCGCCGAGGCGGCGGCCAAGGGGGCGGCGCTGGTCGTCTTCCCGGAGACCTTCGTTCCCTACTACCCCTACTTCTCCTTCGTGCGTCCGCCCGTCCTGGCCGGGGCCGATCACCTGACCCTGTACGAGCGCGCGGTGGTGGTGCCGGGTCCGGTCACCGACGCCGTCGCCGCGGCGGCGCGGTCGCATGGGGTGGTGGTGGTCCTCGGGGTCAACGAACGCGACCACGGCTCGCTCTACAATACCCAGCTGGTCTTCGACGCCGACGGGAGCCTGATCCTGCAGCGGCGCAAGATCACCCCGACCTATCACGAACGGATGATCTGGGGCCAGGGCGACGGCACCGGATTGACCGTGGTGGACAGCGCGGTCGGACGCATCGGCGCGCTGGCCTGCTGGGAACACTACAACCCGCTCGCCCGCTACGCCCTGATGGCTCAGCACGAGGAAATCCACGTCGCCCAGTTCCCCGGCTCGCTGGTCGGCCAGATCTTCGCCGATCAGATCGAGGTGACGATCCGCCATCACGCGCTGGAATCGGGCTGCTTCGTCGTCAACGCCACCGGCTGGCTGACCGAGGCGCAGATCGCCGCCATCACCGCCGATGCCAGCCTGCAGAACGCCCTGCGCGGCGGCTGCATGACCGCCATCGTCTCGCCCGAAGGCAAGCATGTCGTGCCGCCGCTGACCTCGGGCGAAGGGATCCTGATCGCCGACCTCGACATGGGCCTCATCACCAAGCGCAAGCGGATGATGGATTCGGTCGGCCATTACGCCCGCCCCGAACTGCTGTCGCTGCGGCTGGACAACCGTCCCGCCATGCCGATGACGACAGCCATTCCTGCCGCCATCCCTCCCGCTGCCCCGCTCGAACAGGAGCACACCGACCATGACGATGCCCGCTTCCCCATCCCCGGCGAGCCTGCTCATCAGCGAGTTGCAGTCCTTCGGCATCCGGCTGGCTGA
- a CDS encoding amino acid ABC transporter ATP-binding protein — protein sequence MTDHQQSAPFIEMRDVYKSFGSTAVLKGVTLSVRDGGVVCIIGPSGSGKSTILRCINGLMTIDRGTIRVGSFAVETLKSDKQLVPLRHQVAMVFQQYNLFPHRTVLQNLTMAPVQVLGENPAAVRERALALLAKVRLTGKQDSYPGELSGGQQQRVAIARALAMQPKVILFDEVTAALDPEMVSEVLNVIRDLAREGMTCVLVTHEMRFAQEVADEVFFTDRGVIVEHGPPGTIFQNPTDPRLKAFLDKVL from the coding sequence ATGACAGATCATCAGCAATCCGCCCCGTTCATCGAGATGCGGGACGTCTATAAATCCTTCGGTTCCACCGCGGTCCTCAAGGGCGTGACGCTGTCCGTCCGCGACGGCGGGGTGGTCTGCATCATCGGGCCGTCCGGCTCGGGCAAATCGACGATCCTGCGCTGCATCAACGGCCTGATGACGATCGACCGGGGCACGATCCGCGTCGGCTCCTTCGCGGTCGAGACGCTGAAGAGCGACAAGCAGTTGGTGCCGCTGCGGCATCAGGTCGCCATGGTCTTCCAGCAGTACAACCTCTTCCCGCACCGTACGGTGCTGCAGAACCTGACCATGGCGCCGGTCCAGGTGCTGGGCGAGAATCCGGCCGCCGTGCGCGAACGGGCGCTGGCCCTGCTCGCCAAGGTCCGGCTGACGGGAAAGCAGGATTCCTATCCCGGCGAATTGTCCGGCGGCCAGCAGCAGCGCGTCGCCATCGCCCGTGCGCTCGCCATGCAGCCGAAGGTCATCCTGTTCGATGAGGTCACCGCCGCGCTCGACCCCGAGATGGTCAGCGAGGTTCTGAACGTCATCCGCGATCTGGCGCGCGAGGGCATGACCTGCGTGCTGGTCACGCACGAGATGCGTTTCGCCCAGGAGGTCGCGGACGAGGTCTTCTTCACCGACCGCGGCGTGATCGTCGAGCATGGCCCGCCCGGCACGATCTTCCAGAACCCCACCGACCCACGGCTGAAAGCCTTCCTCGACAAGGTTCTGTGA
- a CDS encoding Pnap_2097 family protein codes for MLHALPAPPMSGASPRNAASDTVTLGMPQLSRNGLSENWLLKEAGHRHWLMLADALGLPVPAFRDRDGATLYATFTGLRLSGGRLDHVAEHDRLHFAGRIAQVSRTQYQSVQTVTVDGRPVATLELLSIFLRRAVADDNRSVLRALPHPCPPMLTDAGQDSSLARLCQGFRRKDWLEHRGFSRGARQEIASVAIDPCPHGDFNGAGFLYFASFQSILDRAEWALFRDVSARAVTTGRDLFYHGNINPGDRLSVRLCGQRRDGTASLSHWFEILRDSDGARIADGFTTRRLVPSAEAEPGMGNMGNVHGALRLA; via the coding sequence ATGCTCCACGCCCTGCCTGCGCCGCCCATGTCCGGCGCTTCCCCACGCAACGCCGCGTCGGATACCGTGACGCTGGGAATGCCGCAGCTGTCCCGGAACGGGCTATCGGAAAACTGGCTGCTGAAGGAGGCCGGGCACCGTCATTGGCTGATGTTGGCCGACGCCCTCGGGCTGCCGGTTCCGGCCTTCCGCGACCGGGACGGCGCCACGCTCTATGCCACCTTCACCGGCCTGCGCCTGAGCGGAGGCAGGCTCGATCATGTGGCCGAGCATGACCGTCTGCACTTCGCCGGCCGGATCGCGCAGGTGTCCCGCACCCAATATCAGAGCGTCCAGACCGTCACGGTGGACGGACGCCCGGTCGCGACGCTGGAACTGCTGTCGATCTTCCTGCGCCGCGCGGTGGCGGACGACAACCGCAGCGTTCTCCGAGCCCTGCCCCATCCCTGCCCGCCGATGCTGACGGATGCGGGGCAGGACTCATCCCTCGCCCGACTGTGCCAGGGTTTCCGCCGCAAGGATTGGCTCGAGCATCGCGGCTTCAGCCGCGGTGCTCGCCAGGAAATCGCCAGCGTCGCCATCGACCCATGCCCGCATGGAGATTTCAACGGGGCGGGATTCCTGTATTTCGCGTCCTTCCAGTCGATCCTCGACCGTGCGGAATGGGCGCTGTTCCGCGACGTCAGCGCCCGTGCGGTCACCACCGGCCGCGACCTGTTCTATCACGGCAACATCAATCCGGGCGACCGCCTGAGCGTGCGGCTGTGCGGGCAACGCCGCGACGGCACGGCGTCGCTGTCCCATTGGTTCGAGATCCTGCGGGACAGCGACGGGGCGCGCATCGCCGACGGCTTCACCACCAGACGTCTGGTTCCATCTGCAGAAGCGGAACCGGGCATGGGCAACATGGGCAACGTCCATGGCGCCTTACGCCTGGCATGA
- a CDS encoding MSMEG_0567/Sll0786 family nitrogen starvation N-acetyltransferase, translating to MMDGPPPPFVAGVHRVKLATEPWEVAGAAALRRRVFCVEQGLFDGDDRDAIDAMAVPIVALAELCGMPDSVVGTVRIHQPEPGLWIGSRLAVAEEHRRAGSMGASLGASLIRLAVSTATARGCRCFQAHVQSRNALLFRRLRWTTLEEVELHGRPHHRMQADLSHYPPWPDGAQGFLTLTRRAA from the coding sequence ATGATGGATGGTCCGCCGCCCCCCTTCGTCGCCGGCGTCCACCGGGTCAAGCTCGCCACCGAGCCGTGGGAGGTCGCCGGGGCGGCGGCCCTGCGCCGCCGGGTCTTCTGCGTCGAACAGGGGCTGTTCGACGGCGACGACCGCGACGCCATCGATGCCATGGCCGTCCCCATTGTCGCGCTGGCCGAATTGTGCGGAATGCCGGACTCGGTGGTGGGAACCGTGCGCATCCACCAGCCGGAACCCGGCCTGTGGATCGGCTCCCGGCTGGCGGTGGCGGAGGAGCACCGGCGCGCCGGATCGATGGGCGCCTCGCTCGGCGCCTCGCTGATCCGGCTGGCCGTCTCGACCGCGACGGCGCGCGGCTGCCGCTGCTTCCAGGCCCATGTCCAGAGCCGCAACGCCCTGCTCTTCCGCCGCCTGCGCTGGACGACGCTGGAGGAGGTCGAGTTGCATGGCCGCCCGCACCACCGCATGCAAGCCGACCTGTCCCATTACCCGCCCTGGCCTGACGGCGCCCAGGGCTTCCTGACGCTGACGCGGAGGGCGGCATGA
- a CDS encoding MSMEG_0568 family radical SAM protein yields MTMPASPSPASLLISELQSFGIRLADPRAGAPSRRGGAGPSDHKAVTIDGRTVMVPVHTAGAFESPYQADRPGDDGASVVWRDGLAVGAIRFPRQPRFYGLQTLDGVPYQKIAVLHGADVLATTVLQSCIRYQSRTKTCQFCSIGQSLAAGRTILRKTPEQLAEVARAAVLLDGVRHMVMTTGTPPTPDRGAAILCESAAAVKAAVDLPIQGQCEPPDDDAWFRRMHDSGIDTLGMHLEAVTPEIRARIMPGKASVPLERYFDAFAAAVPVFGRGQVSTYILAGLGDAPDAILAKAERLIGMGVYPFVVPFVPVSGTPLEDHPAPSPAFMRALLAPLGAMLKQAGLRAADSKAGCGKCGACSSLSTFEE; encoded by the coding sequence ATGACGATGCCCGCTTCCCCATCCCCGGCGAGCCTGCTCATCAGCGAGTTGCAGTCCTTCGGCATCCGGCTGGCTGACCCGCGCGCCGGCGCCCCCAGCCGGCGCGGCGGCGCGGGGCCGAGCGACCACAAGGCCGTCACCATCGACGGGCGCACCGTGATGGTGCCGGTCCACACCGCCGGCGCCTTCGAATCGCCCTATCAGGCCGACCGGCCGGGCGATGACGGGGCAAGCGTGGTGTGGCGCGACGGTCTGGCGGTCGGCGCGATCCGCTTTCCCCGCCAGCCGCGCTTCTACGGGCTGCAGACGCTGGACGGCGTGCCTTATCAGAAGATCGCGGTGCTGCACGGCGCTGACGTGCTGGCCACCACCGTTCTGCAAAGCTGCATCCGCTACCAGAGCCGGACCAAGACCTGCCAGTTCTGTTCCATCGGGCAGTCGCTGGCGGCAGGCCGCACCATCCTGCGCAAGACGCCGGAGCAGTTGGCCGAGGTGGCGCGCGCCGCCGTGCTGCTCGACGGCGTCCGCCACATGGTGATGACCACCGGCACGCCGCCCACCCCGGATCGCGGCGCCGCCATCCTGTGCGAGAGCGCCGCCGCCGTGAAGGCCGCCGTCGACCTGCCGATCCAGGGGCAATGCGAGCCACCCGACGACGATGCGTGGTTCAGGCGCATGCACGATTCCGGCATCGACACGCTGGGCATGCATCTGGAGGCGGTGACGCCGGAAATCCGCGCCCGCATCATGCCGGGCAAGGCCTCGGTACCGCTGGAGCGCTATTTCGACGCCTTCGCCGCCGCGGTGCCGGTGTTCGGACGCGGGCAGGTCTCGACCTACATCCTCGCCGGGCTGGGCGACGCGCCGGACGCCATCCTGGCGAAGGCGGAGCGTCTGATCGGAATGGGCGTCTATCCCTTCGTCGTGCCCTTCGTCCCGGTGTCCGGCACCCCGCTGGAGGATCACCCGGCGCCCAGCCCGGCCTTCATGCGCGCGCTGCTCGCCCCGTTGGGCGCGATGCTGAAACAGGCGGGCCTGCGCGCCGCCGACAGCAAGGCCGGCTGCGGCAAATGCGGCGCCTGCTCCTCCCTGTCCACCTTCGAAGAGTAA
- a CDS encoding sll0787 family AIR synthase-like protein — protein sequence MSSLSSLIDTLRASPGFTHKRDIDAVVSALAKPPVSDASAIALGDDCAAIPDGEGHLLFAAEGFVNGFVAAEPWFAGWCGVMVNVSDVAAMGGRPLAVVDALWSNGAADAQPILDGLRAAAAAYGVPVVGGHSNTRNDRAQLAVAILGRAGKRLLTSHDARPGDRLMAAIDLRGRYHEPNPFFDAATAAPADRLRGDLALLPGLAEDGLCRAAKDISMAGLVGTALMLLECSGVGGTIDLRAIPRPAGVPLDRWLLSFPSFGFLLSVAPEDCATVAARFQARGLGCAVIGQVKDATALTLTDGVESLPVWNFADSPLIGCGPRRMVAA from the coding sequence ATGAGCAGCCTGTCCAGCCTGATCGACACCCTGCGCGCCAGCCCCGGCTTCACCCACAAGCGCGACATCGACGCCGTGGTGTCGGCGTTGGCGAAGCCGCCGGTATCGGATGCGTCCGCCATCGCCCTGGGTGACGATTGCGCGGCGATCCCCGACGGCGAGGGCCATCTGCTGTTCGCCGCCGAGGGCTTCGTCAACGGCTTCGTCGCCGCCGAGCCCTGGTTCGCCGGCTGGTGCGGCGTGATGGTGAATGTCAGCGACGTCGCCGCCATGGGCGGGCGTCCGCTGGCCGTTGTCGATGCGCTGTGGAGCAACGGCGCGGCGGACGCACAGCCCATCCTCGACGGCCTGCGGGCGGCGGCGGCGGCCTATGGCGTGCCGGTGGTGGGCGGCCATTCCAACACCCGCAACGACCGGGCACAGTTGGCCGTCGCCATTCTGGGGCGGGCGGGAAAACGGCTGCTGACCAGCCACGACGCCCGGCCCGGCGACCGGCTGATGGCCGCCATCGACCTGCGCGGCCGCTACCACGAGCCCAACCCCTTCTTCGACGCCGCCACCGCCGCCCCGGCCGACCGGCTGCGCGGCGATCTGGCCCTGCTGCCCGGGCTGGCCGAGGACGGGTTGTGCCGTGCCGCCAAGGACATCAGCATGGCAGGCTTGGTCGGCACCGCGCTGATGCTGCTGGAATGCTCGGGCGTCGGCGGCACCATCGATCTGCGCGCGATCCCCCGGCCGGCCGGCGTGCCGCTCGACCGCTGGCTGCTGTCCTTTCCCAGCTTCGGTTTTCTATTGAGCGTCGCACCGGAGGATTGCGCCACCGTCGCCGCCCGCTTCCAGGCGCGCGGCCTGGGCTGTGCCGTCATCGGCCAGGTGAAGGACGCAACCGCCCTGACCCTGACCGATGGGGTGGAGTCCCTGCCGGTCTGGAATTTCGCCGACAGCCCGCTGATCGGCTGCGGCCCTCGCCGGATGGTGGCCGCGTGA
- a CDS encoding C-terminal binding protein yields the protein MTHPLKILVPDAHLRDLDVERGVSGDRLDYLVFDETDPAAIPDEAWRSCDAILVWHRMRITPEVVAKLDNCRLIVRVGVGFDNVDGAACRARGIPVSNVPNYGTSEVADHALAMLLHLVRGLGSYEARLKADLAAGFMAEDVPVVRRIRGATFGAIGMGRIGTAIIRRAAAFDMKVIYVDPYLPEGHELGLGIERVRTLPELLSRSDVVSLHVPLSEATRNLIGRPELAQMKPGGILLNIARGGLVDVDAVHDALKSGHLAAAGLDVLPKEPPVPPPPLIAAWQAEEPWLAGRLVVTPHAAFYSAAGYLDMRTFSAEILLDFLFEGRLRNNVNPGWDAKAS from the coding sequence ATGACACACCCTCTCAAAATCCTGGTCCCCGATGCCCATCTCCGCGACCTCGACGTCGAGCGCGGAGTCTCGGGCGACCGGCTCGACTATCTCGTGTTCGACGAGACCGACCCGGCGGCCATTCCGGACGAGGCCTGGCGCTCCTGCGACGCGATCCTGGTCTGGCACCGCATGCGGATCACGCCGGAAGTCGTCGCGAAGCTCGACAACTGCCGCCTCATCGTAAGGGTCGGCGTCGGCTTCGACAATGTCGACGGCGCGGCGTGCCGGGCGCGCGGCATCCCGGTCTCCAATGTGCCGAACTACGGCACATCGGAGGTGGCCGACCACGCCCTGGCCATGCTGCTCCACCTCGTGCGCGGGCTGGGATCCTATGAGGCCCGGCTGAAGGCCGATCTTGCGGCCGGCTTCATGGCGGAGGACGTTCCGGTGGTGCGCCGGATCCGGGGCGCCACCTTCGGCGCCATCGGCATGGGGCGCATCGGCACCGCGATCATCCGCCGGGCCGCCGCCTTCGATATGAAGGTGATCTACGTCGACCCCTACCTCCCGGAGGGCCATGAACTCGGCCTGGGCATCGAGCGGGTGAGGACGCTGCCGGAACTGCTGTCCCGCTCTGACGTGGTCAGCCTGCATGTGCCGCTGTCGGAGGCGACCCGCAACCTCATCGGCAGGCCGGAGCTGGCGCAGATGAAGCCCGGCGGCATCCTGCTCAACATCGCCCGCGGCGGCCTCGTCGATGTGGACGCCGTGCACGATGCGCTGAAAAGCGGGCACCTCGCCGCCGCCGGACTGGACGTGCTGCCCAAGGAACCCCCTGTCCCGCCGCCGCCGCTGATCGCGGCCTGGCAGGCGGAGGAACCCTGGCTCGCCGGCCGTCTCGTCGTGACGCCGCACGCCGCCTTCTATTCCGCGGCGGGCTATCTCGACATGCGCACCTTCTCCGCCGAGATCCTGCTCGATTTCCTGTTCGAGGGACGGCTGCGGAACAACGTCAACCCAGGCTGGGACGCGAAGGCGTCCTAA
- a CDS encoding amino acid ABC transporter permease, giving the protein MNAELKLFALGTAGVTLVLAALLVIVYGAETGPVLQALAARTPLLLSGSPDFSRFEGGFAANIVISIWAMAIAAVAGTALGVGMISQSSLVRTPSFLLMNVLRNSPWLVVLYAMLYLLPFEIALFGTVFSFSPMIKAVIGLALPVTANVAEVFRGGVEAVPTGQWESARSLGYRRLQILHRVVVPQAIQFMTPNLMTTYAMLFIGTSLVVVTGADDVLSVARTVIASDGAQYATAIYLYVLFLFFIFCFPIAILTRWLEQRVRVRQ; this is encoded by the coding sequence ATGAATGCGGAGCTCAAGCTTTTCGCCCTCGGCACCGCCGGTGTCACGCTGGTCCTCGCGGCGCTGCTCGTCATCGTCTATGGCGCGGAGACCGGGCCGGTTCTCCAGGCGCTCGCCGCGCGGACGCCGCTTCTGCTGAGCGGTTCCCCCGATTTCAGCCGGTTCGAAGGAGGTTTCGCCGCCAACATCGTCATCAGCATCTGGGCGATGGCCATCGCCGCCGTCGCCGGCACCGCGCTCGGCGTAGGGATGATCTCGCAATCCTCGCTGGTCCGGACCCCGTCATTCCTGCTGATGAACGTGCTGCGGAACTCGCCCTGGCTCGTCGTGCTCTACGCGATGCTCTATCTGCTGCCGTTCGAGATCGCGCTGTTCGGCACCGTCTTTTCGTTCTCGCCGATGATCAAGGCGGTCATCGGGCTGGCGCTGCCGGTTACTGCCAACGTCGCCGAGGTGTTTCGCGGCGGCGTCGAGGCCGTCCCGACCGGCCAATGGGAATCGGCCCGCTCGCTTGGCTACCGCCGGCTTCAGATCCTGCACCGCGTCGTGGTGCCCCAGGCGATCCAGTTCATGACGCCGAACCTGATGACGACCTACGCGATGCTGTTCATCGGCACCAGCCTGGTCGTGGTGACAGGGGCCGACGACGTGCTGTCGGTCGCCCGCACCGTCATCGCCAGCGACGGCGCGCAGTACGCCACCGCGATCTACCTCTACGTCCTGTTCCTCTTCTTCATCTTCTGCTTTCCGATCGCCATCCTGACGCGTTGGCTGGAACAACGGGTGCGAGTTCGCCAATGA
- a CDS encoding RraA family protein, with translation MAFQQHETHFRALSDEELDAWRVIPPAVASDCMNRTQVMNAAIKPIRDGQILCGQARTVTTMVGDCGPICALISNARPGEIVMVDAGGVEDTAVWGGVMAEEAIHRRLGGAVIDGAIRDVADIRKAGFSMFCRSVVPRGPHHGFGGIIDGTISVAGVPVRSGDIVLGNDDGVVVVPLEQAATVLAAAQAHLLKEESWIRDIRSGVSIPKMFELPSAK, from the coding sequence ATGGCCTTCCAGCAGCACGAAACCCACTTCAGGGCCCTGAGCGACGAGGAACTCGACGCGTGGCGGGTGATCCCGCCGGCGGTCGCCTCGGACTGCATGAACCGCACCCAGGTGATGAACGCCGCGATCAAGCCGATTCGGGACGGCCAGATCCTGTGCGGCCAAGCCCGCACGGTGACGACCATGGTCGGGGATTGCGGCCCGATCTGCGCCCTCATCAGCAACGCCCGGCCCGGCGAAATCGTGATGGTCGATGCCGGCGGGGTCGAGGATACGGCGGTCTGGGGCGGCGTCATGGCGGAGGAGGCGATTCATCGCCGGCTGGGCGGTGCCGTCATCGACGGTGCCATCCGCGATGTCGCCGACATCCGCAAGGCGGGCTTCAGCATGTTCTGCCGGTCGGTGGTGCCGCGTGGGCCGCATCACGGCTTCGGCGGCATCATCGACGGGACGATCTCGGTCGCCGGCGTGCCGGTGCGCTCCGGCGACATCGTGCTCGGCAACGACGACGGCGTGGTGGTCGTTCCGCTGGAGCAGGCTGCGACCGTGCTGGCGGCCGCGCAGGCCCATCTGCTCAAGGAGGAAAGCTGGATTCGGGACATCCGCAGCGGCGTGTCGATCCCGAAGATGTTCGAGCTGCCGAGCGCGAAGTGA
- a CDS encoding MSMEG_0570 family nitrogen starvation response protein → MPEMIFRVQWPDGEVYDCYSPSLVVQEHLSVGAAYPVAEFARISRAALTIASDRVAARYGFPCSRAARQIADIDARAARFAGDPAALVRVVTFA, encoded by the coding sequence ATGCCTGAAATGATCTTCCGCGTCCAATGGCCGGACGGCGAAGTGTACGACTGCTATTCGCCGTCCCTCGTCGTACAGGAGCATTTGAGCGTGGGCGCGGCCTATCCCGTTGCCGAGTTTGCCCGGATCAGCCGGGCCGCCCTGACCATCGCCAGCGACAGGGTGGCCGCCCGCTACGGCTTTCCCTGCTCGCGCGCAGCGCGCCAGATCGCCGACATCGACGCACGGGCCGCCCGTTTCGCCGGGGATCCGGCGGCCCTGGTGCGGGTCGTCACCTTCGCCTGA
- a CDS encoding MSMEG_0565 family glycosyltransferase, with product MSRSAQSLSIALLAHSTNPRGGVVHALELAEALTALGHRAVVHAPDPDGGGFFRPTRCGAVGVPARPVAETGLAALVETRIADYLAFFTRSDAARYDIHHAQDGISGNALACLREAGRIPGYLYTVHHLDRFADPAVEARQWRAIANADRVFCVSHLWREILARDHGVDALLVGNGVDRTRFSPQAGPDDDSLRARLGLGPGPVYLSVGGVEARKNSARLLDAFLMIKRTRPDAQLVVAGGASLLDHSGEARAFDALLARDPAAAASVIRTGPLPDADMPALFRLADALVFPSLREGFGLVVLEAMASGTPAIVPAIAPFTEHLHPDDALWVDPLDPAAIAAAMTDILQPATARHLRAAGLRRSAGFGWDDCARRHLDAYNALLTQQRSLAHA from the coding sequence ATGAGCCGATCCGCCCAAAGCCTGTCCATCGCCCTGCTGGCCCACTCCACCAACCCGCGCGGCGGTGTGGTCCACGCGCTGGAGCTGGCCGAGGCGCTGACCGCGCTTGGCCACCGCGCCGTGGTCCACGCACCCGACCCGGACGGGGGCGGCTTTTTCCGTCCCACCCGCTGCGGCGCCGTCGGCGTGCCCGCCCGTCCCGTCGCGGAAACCGGGTTGGCCGCCCTGGTGGAGACGCGGATAGCCGACTATCTGGCCTTCTTCACCCGGAGCGACGCCGCCCGCTACGACATCCATCACGCACAGGACGGCATCAGCGGTAACGCCCTGGCCTGCCTGCGCGAGGCCGGGCGCATCCCCGGCTATCTCTACACCGTCCATCACCTCGACCGCTTCGCCGATCCCGCTGTAGAGGCCCGGCAATGGCGTGCCATCGCCAATGCCGACCGCGTGTTCTGCGTCAGCCATCTGTGGCGGGAGATCCTGGCGCGGGACCATGGCGTCGACGCCCTGTTGGTCGGCAACGGCGTGGACCGGACCCGCTTTTCCCCGCAGGCCGGGCCGGACGACGATTCCTTGCGGGCCCGGCTGGGGCTTGGACCCGGCCCGGTCTACCTGTCGGTCGGCGGGGTGGAGGCGCGCAAGAACAGCGCCCGCCTGCTCGACGCCTTTCTGATGATCAAACGAACCCGGCCCGACGCCCAACTGGTCGTCGCGGGCGGAGCCTCCCTGCTCGACCACAGCGGCGAGGCCCGCGCCTTCGACGCGCTGCTGGCGCGCGACCCCGCCGCCGCCGCGTCGGTGATCCGCACCGGCCCGCTGCCCGACGCCGACATGCCCGCCCTGTTCCGGCTGGCCGACGCGCTGGTCTTCCCGTCGCTGCGTGAAGGGTTCGGGTTGGTGGTTCTCGAAGCGATGGCGAGCGGGACGCCGGCCATCGTTCCCGCCATCGCCCCCTTCACCGAGCATCTGCACCCCGACGACGCCCTGTGGGTGGACCCGCTCGACCCCGCCGCCATCGCCGCCGCCATGACCGACATCCTGCAGCCCGCCACCGCCCGCCATCTGCGCGCCGCCGGCCTGCGCCGGTCCGCCGGGTTCGGCTGGGACGACTGCGCGCGCCGCCATCTCGACGCCTACAACGCCCTCCTCACCCAGCAGCGGAGCCTCGCCCATGCCTGA
- a CDS encoding MSMEG_0569 family flavin-dependent oxidoreductase produces MTKATHFPVVVIGGGQAGLSVSHELKKRGVDHVVLEKNRIGHSWRNDRWDSFCLVTPNWQCRLPDFPYAGNDPKGFMLKDEIVAYLEDFARMVDPPIREGVAVTRVGRGKSGVMEVETSEGPLTADHVVVATGGYDVPIVPPYAHGLDKSIAQIHSVDYRNPDQLPPGEVLVVGSGQSGVQIMEDLYLAGRKVHLCVGPAPRSPRVYRGKEATEWLMEMGYYAMTIDKHPQGEKAKEKTNHYLSGRAGGHEIDLRRFARDGVSLYGSMAGIDGSVVRFADDLAANLDDADAVYVSIRRDIDAFIAARGIDAPVEEPFVPVWQPQDTPLAVDCAAQGIGAIVWAIGFRPNYSWIELPVFDGRGAPKYDRGVSPVEGLYFIGLPWLHTWGSGRFLGIADDAAHLAEVMDARLNARKAVAA; encoded by the coding sequence ATGACCAAAGCCACCCATTTTCCAGTCGTCGTCATCGGCGGCGGACAGGCCGGATTGTCGGTCAGCCACGAGCTGAAGAAGCGCGGCGTCGACCATGTGGTTCTGGAAAAGAACCGCATCGGCCATTCCTGGCGCAACGACCGCTGGGACAGCTTCTGCCTCGTTACCCCCAACTGGCAGTGCCGCCTGCCCGACTTCCCCTATGCCGGCAACGATCCCAAGGGTTTCATGCTGAAGGACGAGATCGTCGCCTATCTGGAGGATTTCGCCCGCATGGTCGATCCGCCGATCCGCGAGGGCGTCGCCGTCACCCGCGTCGGGCGCGGCAAGAGCGGCGTGATGGAGGTCGAAACCAGCGAAGGCCCGTTGACCGCCGACCATGTGGTGGTCGCCACCGGCGGCTACGACGTGCCCATCGTGCCGCCCTACGCCCACGGGCTGGACAAATCCATCGCCCAGATCCATTCGGTCGATTACCGCAACCCGGACCAGCTGCCGCCGGGCGAGGTGCTGGTCGTCGGCTCCGGCCAGTCGGGCGTCCAGATCATGGAGGATCTGTATCTGGCCGGGCGCAAGGTCCATCTGTGCGTCGGCCCGGCTCCCCGCTCGCCCCGCGTCTATCGCGGCAAGGAGGCGACCGAATGGCTGATGGAGATGGGCTATTACGCCATGACCATCGACAAGCACCCGCAGGGCGAGAAGGCCAAGGAGAAGACCAACCATTACCTGTCGGGGCGCGCAGGCGGCCATGAGATCGACCTGCGCCGCTTCGCACGGGACGGGGTGTCGCTCTACGGCAGCATGGCGGGAATCGACGGGTCCGTCGTCCGCTTCGCCGACGATCTGGCGGCCAACCTCGACGACGCCGACGCGGTCTATGTCTCGATCCGCCGCGACATCGACGCCTTCATCGCCGCCAGGGGCATCGACGCGCCGGTCGAGGAGCCGTTCGTTCCGGTCTGGCAGCCGCAGGACACGCCGCTGGCCGTCGATTGCGCCGCGCAGGGCATCGGCGCCATCGTCTGGGCCATCGGCTTCCGCCCCAACTATTCCTGGATCGAGCTGCCGGTCTTCGACGGGCGCGGCGCACCGAAATACGACCGCGGCGTCTCCCCGGTGGAGGGGCTGTATTTCATCGGCCTGCCCTGGCTGCACACCTGGGGATCGGGCCGCTTCCTCGGCATCGCCGACGACGCCGCCCATCTGGCCGAGGTGATGGACGCCCGGCTGAACGCCCGCAAAGCCGTCGCCGCCTGA